One Mycolicibacterium goodii genomic region harbors:
- a CDS encoding SCO1664 family protein, protein MTSEASGAASGEPDGSSDIEVLERGELTVIGRIRSASNATFLCESHLLDRQVHCVYKPVAGEAPLWDFPDGTLAGRERGAYLVSAALGWNLVPHTIIRDGPAGPGMVQRWVDQPGDEVGDDPDTGPDLVDLLPAGQVPPGFLPILQAYDYAGDEVTLVHADDPRLFRLAVFDVLINNADRKGGHVLSGVDGGVYGVDHGVTLHVEDKLRTVLWGWAGKPIDDDTLADIATLREGFHAGLADELCGHITEREIAALHARIVAMLDNPVMPTPDRHRPIPWPAF, encoded by the coding sequence ATGACTTCGGAGGCTAGCGGCGCGGCCAGCGGTGAGCCCGACGGCAGCAGCGACATCGAGGTGCTGGAACGCGGTGAGTTGACCGTCATCGGCCGGATCCGCTCGGCCAGCAATGCGACGTTCCTGTGCGAGTCGCACCTGTTGGACCGGCAGGTGCACTGCGTCTACAAGCCGGTGGCCGGCGAGGCGCCGCTGTGGGACTTCCCGGACGGGACCCTGGCGGGCCGTGAGCGTGGGGCGTACCTGGTGTCGGCCGCTCTTGGCTGGAACCTGGTGCCGCACACCATCATTCGTGACGGGCCGGCCGGCCCGGGCATGGTGCAGCGCTGGGTGGATCAGCCCGGCGACGAGGTCGGCGACGACCCGGACACCGGCCCGGACCTGGTGGACCTGCTGCCCGCCGGTCAGGTGCCGCCGGGTTTCCTGCCGATCCTGCAGGCCTACGACTACGCCGGCGACGAGGTCACCCTGGTGCATGCCGACGATCCGCGGCTGTTCCGGCTCGCGGTGTTCGACGTGCTGATCAACAACGCCGACCGCAAGGGGGGCCACGTGCTCAGCGGTGTCGACGGCGGGGTGTACGGCGTCGATCATGGCGTGACGCTGCACGTCGAGGACAAACTGCGCACCGTGCTGTGGGGCTGGGCGGGCAAGCCCATCGACGATGACACCCTCGCCGACATCGCGACCCTGCGGGAGGGGTTCCACGCTGGTCTCGCAGACGAGTTGTGCGGGCACATCACCGAGCGTGAGATCGCCGCGCTGCACGCCAGAATCGTTGCGATGCTGGACAACCCGGTGATGCCCACACCTGATCGGCACCGGCCCATCCCGTGGCCAGCGTTCTAG
- a CDS encoding 3'(2'),5'-bisphosphate nucleotidase CysQ, with product MTSTDAELAAAVAKEAGELLLGIREEVGFYDPYYLGDEGDRRSNALILKRLAEARPGDSVLSEEAADNLARVRADRVWIVDPVDGTREFSMPGREDWAVHIALWQRSVGADGGLSDAVVALPARGEVYRSDTIMPPPPREPGPILITASSNRPPAVLWRMREHLDFRMVRIGSAGAKAMAVVRGDVDAYIHAGGQWEWDSAAPAGVVLAAGMHASRLDGSELRYNRADPYLPDFVMCRRELAPVLLDAIGAAL from the coding sequence GTGACATCGACCGATGCCGAACTGGCCGCAGCTGTAGCCAAGGAGGCCGGTGAGCTGTTGCTGGGGATCCGCGAGGAGGTCGGGTTCTACGACCCCTACTACCTCGGTGACGAAGGGGATCGACGGTCGAACGCCCTGATTCTCAAGCGGTTGGCCGAGGCCAGGCCCGGTGACTCGGTGCTCAGCGAGGAGGCCGCCGACAACCTCGCGCGGGTACGCGCGGACCGGGTGTGGATCGTCGACCCGGTCGACGGCACCCGCGAGTTCTCCATGCCCGGACGCGAGGACTGGGCCGTGCACATCGCGCTGTGGCAGCGCTCGGTGGGAGCCGACGGCGGGCTGTCCGACGCCGTGGTGGCGTTGCCTGCCCGCGGCGAGGTCTACCGCAGCGACACGATCATGCCGCCGCCCCCGCGTGAGCCGGGGCCGATCCTCATCACCGCGAGCTCCAACCGGCCGCCCGCGGTGCTGTGGCGGATGCGTGAGCACCTCGACTTCCGCATGGTGCGCATCGGTTCGGCGGGCGCGAAGGCGATGGCGGTGGTCCGCGGCGACGTCGACGCCTACATCCACGCCGGCGGCCAGTGGGAATGGGATTCGGCCGCGCCGGCCGGGGTGGTGCTCGCCGCGGGAATGCACGCGTCGCGGCTGGATGGCTCCGAACTGCGGTACAACCGCGCGGACCCGTACCTTCCCGACTTCGTGATGTGCCGGCGTGAGCTGGCCCCGGTCCTGCTCGACGCGATCGGAGCCGCCCTGTGA
- the mshC gene encoding cysteine--1-D-myo-inosityl 2-amino-2-deoxy-alpha-D-glucopyranoside ligase, whose protein sequence is MQSWSAPAIPVVPGRGPQLRLFDSADRQVRPVTPGPTATMYVCGITPYDATHLGHAATYLAFDLVHRLWLDAGHTVKYVQNVTDVDDPLFERAERDGIDWRELGNRETQLFREDMAALRVLPPHDYVAATDAIAEVVEMVEKLLASGAAYVVEDAEYPDVYFRADATTQFGYESGYDRDTMLKLFAERGGDPDRPGKIDELDALLWRAERPGEPSWPSPFGPGRPGWHVECSAIALTRIGTGLDIQGGGSDLIFPHHEFSAAHAESATGERRFARHYVHSGMIGWDGHKMSKSRGNLVLVSRLRAQGVDPSAIRLGLFAGHYREDRFWSDEVLDEAEARLARWRSATALPEGPDATDVLARLRQYLADDLNTPKALAALDGWCTDALSYGGHDTESPRLVATAVDALLGVDL, encoded by the coding sequence ATGCAATCGTGGTCGGCACCGGCGATTCCGGTGGTCCCGGGACGCGGCCCACAGCTGCGACTTTTCGACAGCGCCGATCGCCAGGTCCGACCCGTCACACCCGGACCCACCGCCACCATGTACGTGTGCGGCATCACCCCGTATGACGCGACTCATCTGGGTCATGCCGCGACCTACCTGGCGTTCGATCTGGTGCACCGGCTCTGGCTCGACGCCGGCCACACCGTGAAGTACGTGCAGAACGTCACCGACGTCGACGACCCGTTGTTCGAGCGCGCCGAGCGTGACGGCATCGACTGGCGCGAACTGGGCAACCGCGAGACCCAGCTGTTCCGCGAGGACATGGCCGCGCTGCGGGTCCTGCCTCCGCACGACTACGTCGCCGCCACCGACGCGATCGCCGAAGTGGTCGAGATGGTGGAGAAGTTGCTGGCCTCCGGTGCGGCCTATGTCGTCGAGGACGCCGAGTACCCCGACGTGTACTTCCGCGCCGACGCCACCACGCAGTTCGGATACGAATCCGGATACGACCGCGACACCATGCTCAAGCTGTTCGCCGAGCGCGGCGGTGACCCCGACCGGCCGGGCAAGATCGACGAACTCGACGCATTGCTGTGGCGCGCCGAGCGCCCAGGCGAACCCAGTTGGCCGTCGCCGTTCGGCCCCGGTCGCCCCGGCTGGCACGTGGAATGTTCGGCGATCGCCCTCACACGCATCGGCACCGGCCTTGACATCCAGGGCGGCGGCAGCGACCTCATCTTCCCGCACCACGAGTTCTCGGCGGCCCATGCCGAATCCGCCACCGGGGAGCGGCGTTTCGCGCGCCACTACGTGCACTCGGGCATGATCGGCTGGGACGGCCACAAGATGAGCAAGAGCCGCGGCAACCTCGTTCTGGTGTCGCGGTTGCGTGCGCAGGGCGTCGATCCGTCGGCGATCCGGCTCGGCCTGTTCGCCGGGCACTACCGCGAGGACCGGTTCTGGAGCGACGAGGTGCTCGACGAGGCCGAGGCGCGACTGGCGCGGTGGCGCAGCGCCACCGCACTGCCCGAGGGACCCGACGCGACCGACGTGCTGGCACGCCTGCGGCAGTATCTGGCAGACGACCTGAACACGCCGAAAGCCCTTGCCGCACTCGACGGTTGGTGTACCGACGCGCTGTCCTACGGCGGGCACGACACCGAGTCGCCCCGGTTGGTGGCCACCGCCGTCGACGCCCTGCTGGGTGTGGACCTCTAA
- a CDS encoding SDR family oxidoreductase, with the protein MGSRTASLGGKVVFITGGGAGVGAEVSRRLYNKDAKLMLVDVDAEALQAHAATLGDGVATAVADVRDLAAMQAAADTAVERFGGIDVVMANAGVASYGSVQQVDPEAFKRLLDINVLGVFHTVRATLSSVIERRGYILIVSSLAAYAAAPGLAPYNASKAAVEQFANALRLEVSHHGVAVGSAHMSWIDTAMVNDSKADLSTFGEMLSKLPPPLSSTTSVRACGEAFVKGIERRSSRIYCPEWVAAFRWLKPLLSTRLGELPVLRFVPDLLPRMDAEVAALGRSSSAHTESIEKQ; encoded by the coding sequence ATGGGATCACGCACAGCCTCACTCGGTGGGAAGGTCGTCTTCATCACCGGCGGAGGAGCCGGTGTCGGAGCCGAGGTTTCGCGTCGTCTGTACAACAAGGACGCCAAGCTGATGCTCGTCGACGTCGACGCCGAGGCTTTGCAGGCGCACGCCGCCACGCTGGGTGACGGCGTCGCGACCGCGGTCGCCGACGTGCGTGACCTCGCCGCGATGCAGGCCGCGGCCGATACCGCCGTCGAACGGTTCGGCGGTATCGACGTCGTGATGGCCAATGCGGGCGTCGCCAGCTACGGATCCGTGCAGCAGGTCGACCCCGAGGCGTTCAAGCGTCTGCTCGACATCAACGTGCTCGGCGTGTTCCACACGGTGCGTGCGACGCTGTCGTCGGTGATCGAGCGCCGCGGCTACATCCTGATCGTGTCGTCGCTCGCGGCCTACGCCGCCGCGCCCGGTCTCGCTCCCTACAACGCGTCGAAGGCGGCCGTCGAGCAGTTCGCCAACGCGCTGCGTCTCGAGGTCAGCCACCACGGCGTCGCAGTCGGATCGGCGCACATGAGCTGGATCGACACCGCGATGGTCAACGACAGCAAGGCCGATCTGTCGACGTTCGGCGAGATGCTCTCCAAACTGCCGCCGCCGCTGTCGAGCACCACGTCGGTGCGGGCCTGCGGCGAGGCCTTCGTCAAGGGCATCGAGAGACGATCCAGCAGGATCTACTGCCCCGAATGGGTCGCGGCGTTCCGCTGGCTGAAACCGCTCCTGTCGACACGGCTGGGGGAGCTGCCGGTCCTGCGGTTCGTGCCCGACCTGCTGCCGCGGATGGACGCCGAGGTCGCCGCGCTGGGCAGATCGTCCAGCGCGCACACCGAGTCGATCGAGAAGCAGTGA
- a CDS encoding DUF1254 domain-containing protein, whose product MTGSLRPPLALWILVLVAALTGCATATDDERAEPGAPPAEQAPPPTPAEIRGIAKDAYIWGFPLVDNYRVQYSYFVDKSDPEYKGGFNDIHNTARLYTPEDKAIQTPNADTPYSFLGADLRTEPLVLTVPPIGQDRYYSLQFVDGYTYNFAYVGSRTTGNGGGRYLLAGPGWEGEKPDGIDESIRSDTELAFVLYRTQLFGPSDLENLKKLQAGYQVAPLSVYLKQPSPPSAPAIDFTPPLSPEAQKTSPQFFEILNAALRFAPVRPEELQMRERFARIGIGPDGDFDADKLSPETREAIENGMADAWAEFDRFKREKVDTGEIGSAQFFGTADDLKDNYLYRMAGAVLGIYGNTAAEALYPSATLDADGQPLTGENSYVYRFAPDQLPPVNAFWSLTMYQLPSSLLVDNPINRYLINSEMLPTLVPDPDGGYTLRIQNSRPPDHESNWLPAPKGPFALVLRLYWPKPDALNGTWQAPKPEKV is encoded by the coding sequence CTGACCGGCAGCCTGCGACCGCCCCTGGCCCTTTGGATCCTGGTCCTCGTCGCCGCGCTGACCGGTTGTGCCACCGCCACCGACGACGAGCGCGCGGAGCCGGGCGCCCCGCCGGCCGAGCAGGCGCCACCTCCGACGCCCGCGGAGATCCGGGGCATCGCCAAGGACGCCTACATCTGGGGCTTCCCGCTGGTCGACAACTACCGTGTGCAGTATTCGTACTTCGTCGACAAGTCCGACCCCGAGTACAAGGGCGGGTTCAACGACATCCACAACACCGCCCGGTTGTACACGCCGGAGGACAAGGCGATCCAGACGCCCAACGCCGACACGCCGTATTCGTTCCTCGGCGCCGACCTGCGGACCGAGCCCCTGGTGCTGACCGTTCCGCCGATCGGTCAGGACCGCTACTACTCGCTGCAGTTCGTCGACGGCTACACCTACAACTTCGCCTACGTCGGCAGTCGCACGACCGGCAACGGCGGCGGCAGGTACCTGCTGGCCGGACCCGGGTGGGAGGGCGAGAAACCCGACGGCATCGACGAGAGCATCCGCTCCGACACCGAGCTGGCGTTCGTGCTCTACCGCACGCAGCTGTTCGGCCCGTCCGATCTGGAGAATCTCAAGAAGCTCCAGGCGGGCTACCAGGTGGCGCCGCTGTCGGTGTACCTCAAACAGCCGTCGCCGCCGTCGGCTCCGGCCATCGACTTCACCCCGCCCCTGAGCCCCGAGGCGCAGAAGACCTCGCCGCAGTTCTTCGAGATCCTCAACGCCGCGCTGCGCTTCGCGCCGGTCAGGCCCGAAGAACTCCAGATGCGCGAACGGTTCGCGCGCATCGGCATCGGTCCGGACGGCGATTTCGACGCCGACAAGTTGAGTCCCGAGACGCGCGAGGCGATCGAGAACGGCATGGCCGACGCGTGGGCCGAGTTCGACCGGTTCAAGCGGGAGAAGGTCGACACCGGCGAAATCGGTTCGGCGCAATTCTTCGGTACCGCCGACGACCTCAAGGACAACTACCTGTACCGGATGGCCGGCGCCGTGCTGGGCATCTACGGCAACACCGCGGCTGAGGCACTGTACCCGTCGGCGACCCTCGATGCCGACGGCCAACCGCTGACCGGTGAGAACTCCTACGTCTACCGGTTCGCGCCCGATCAGTTGCCGCCGGTCAACGCGTTCTGGTCACTGACCATGTACCAACTGCCGTCCAGCCTGCTGGTGGACAACCCGATCAACCGGTACCTGATCAACTCCGAGATGCTGCCCACCCTGGTGCCCGATCCCGACGGCGGCTACACGCTGCGGATCCAGAATTCCCGACCGCCGGATCACGAGTCCAACTGGCTGCCCGCACCGAAGGGCCCGTTCGCGCTGGTCCTGCGGCTCTACTGGCCCAAGCCGGACGCACTCAACGGCACGTGGCAGGCGCCCAAGCCCGAGAAGGTCTAG
- a CDS encoding PAC2 family protein, which yields MTSSYPPVGRPADLPELENAIVVAAFEGWNDAGDAASDALDHLDAIWEAETIVEIDDESYYDYQVNRPVIRQVDGVTRELVWPSMRISHCRPPGSDRDVVLMHGVEPNMRWRTFCAELLAIADKLNVQTVVILGALLADTPHTRPVPVSGAAYSAESAKFFGLEETRYEGPTGIAGVFQDACVQAGIPAVTFWAAIPHYVSQPPNPKATVALLRRVEDVLDIEVPLADLPQQAEEWEAAVTEMTAEDEEIAEYVTSLEQRGDAEVDLHEVLGKIDGDALAAEFERYLRRRGR from the coding sequence GTGACATCGTCGTATCCCCCCGTCGGCCGGCCCGCCGACCTGCCCGAACTGGAGAACGCCATCGTCGTGGCGGCGTTCGAGGGCTGGAATGACGCCGGCGACGCGGCAAGTGACGCGCTGGACCATCTGGATGCGATCTGGGAAGCCGAGACGATCGTCGAGATCGACGACGAGTCGTATTACGACTATCAGGTCAACCGACCGGTGATCCGCCAGGTCGACGGCGTGACCCGGGAACTGGTGTGGCCGTCGATGCGGATCTCGCACTGCCGCCCACCGGGCAGTGACCGTGACGTGGTGCTCATGCACGGCGTCGAGCCCAACATGCGCTGGCGAACCTTCTGTGCCGAACTGCTCGCGATCGCCGACAAGCTCAACGTGCAGACCGTGGTGATCCTCGGCGCGTTGCTCGCCGACACGCCGCACACCCGTCCGGTGCCGGTGTCCGGGGCCGCCTACTCGGCGGAGTCCGCCAAGTTCTTCGGGCTCGAGGAGACCCGCTACGAGGGGCCCACCGGCATCGCCGGGGTGTTCCAGGACGCGTGCGTGCAGGCCGGGATCCCGGCGGTGACGTTCTGGGCCGCGATCCCCCACTATGTCTCGCAGCCGCCCAATCCCAAGGCGACGGTCGCGCTGCTGCGCCGCGTCGAGGATGTTTTGGACATCGAGGTGCCGCTCGCCGATCTGCCGCAGCAGGCCGAGGAGTGGGAGGCCGCGGTCACCGAGATGACCGCCGAGGACGAGGAGATCGCCGAGTACGTCACCTCGCTGGAACAGCGCGGAGACGCCGAGGTCGACCTGCACGAGGTGCTGGGCAAGATCGACGGGGACGCGCTGGCGGCGGAGTTCGAGCGCTACCTCCGGCGTCGCGGCCGCTGA
- the metH gene encoding methionine synthase yields the protein MNAVRSDIFAPNIRPDCTDELTAALRQRILVIDGAMGTAIQRDRPDEAGYRGERFKDWPSDLVGNNDLLNVTQPHIISGIHREYLEAGADLLETNTFNANAVSLSDYGMQEFAYELNYAGAALARAACDEFSTPDKPRYVAGALGPTTRTASISPDVNDPGARNVTYDQLAEAYHEAARGLVDGGADLIIVETIFDTLNAKAAVFAIETLFEERGRRWPVIISGTITDASGRTLSGQVTEAFWNSIRHAQPLAVGLNCALGAPEMRPYIAEMSRIADTFVSCYPNAGLPNAFGEYDESPKRQASYVADFADAGFVNLVGGCCGTTPAHIAEIAKVVDGKPPRQVPDIPVATRLAGLEPLNIDDDSLFVNIGERTNITGSARFRNLIKAEDYDTALSVALQQVEVGAQVIDINMDEGMIDGVAAMDRFTKLIAAEPDISRVPVMIDSSKWEVIEAGLKNVQGKPIVNSISLKEGEDKFIREARLCRKFGAAVVVMAFDEQGQADNLERRKQICGRAYRILTEEVGFPAEDIIFDPNCFALATGIEEHATYGIDFIEACRWIKENLPGVHISGGISNVSFSFRGNNPVREAIHAVFLYHAIKAGLDMGIVNAGALVPYDSIDPELRERIEDVVLNRREDAAERLLEIAERFNSKNKGEDAAAAEWRSLPVRERITHALVKGIDAHVDEDTEELRAEIAAAGGRPIEVIEGPLMDGMNVVGDLFGSGKMFLPQVVKSARVMKKAVAYLLPFIEAEKQPGDAERSNGTIIMATVKGDVHDIGKNIVGVVLQCNNYTVIDLGVMVPAQKILDAAREHNADIIGLSGLITPSLDEMVNFAAEMEREGMDIPLLIGGATTSRAHTAVKVAPRRSGPVVWVKDASRSVPVAAALLDDKQRPALLEATEKDYASLRERHAQKNERPMLTLEKARANRTPIDWDGYTPPVPAQGLGVQQFENYDLTELREYIDWQPFFNAWEMKGRFPDILNNPASGEAARKLYEDAQEMLDTLIEEKWLKANGVIGFFPANAVGDDIEVYTDDTRTEVLTTLRNLRQQGEHREGIPNRSLGDFIAPKDTGLPDYIGAFAVTAGLGSADKIAEFKAEHDDYSAILLESLADRLAEAFAERMHQRVRTEFWGYQPDEQLDNDALIGEKYVGIRPAPGYPACPEHTEKVTLFELLDVTARTGIELTESMAMWPGAAVSGWYFSHPQSQYFVVGRLAQDQVADYARRKGWTLQEAERWLASNLGYNPED from the coding sequence ATGAACGCCGTTCGGTCCGACATCTTTGCGCCGAACATCCGCCCCGATTGCACTGACGAACTCACGGCTGCGCTCCGGCAGCGGATCCTGGTGATCGACGGCGCGATGGGCACCGCGATCCAGCGCGACCGGCCCGACGAGGCCGGCTACCGCGGCGAACGGTTCAAGGACTGGCCGAGCGACCTCGTCGGCAACAACGACCTGCTCAACGTCACGCAGCCACACATCATCTCCGGCATCCACCGCGAGTACCTCGAGGCCGGCGCCGACCTGCTGGAGACCAACACGTTCAACGCGAACGCGGTCTCGCTGTCCGACTACGGCATGCAGGAATTCGCCTACGAGCTCAACTACGCAGGCGCCGCGCTGGCGCGCGCGGCCTGCGACGAGTTCAGCACCCCGGACAAGCCCCGCTACGTGGCGGGTGCGCTGGGCCCGACGACGCGCACCGCGTCGATCTCGCCGGACGTCAACGACCCCGGCGCCCGCAACGTCACCTATGACCAGCTGGCCGAGGCCTACCACGAAGCCGCGCGAGGCCTGGTGGACGGCGGTGCCGACCTGATCATCGTCGAGACGATCTTCGACACGCTCAACGCCAAGGCCGCGGTGTTCGCGATCGAGACACTGTTCGAGGAGCGGGGCCGCCGCTGGCCGGTGATCATCTCGGGCACCATCACCGATGCCTCGGGGCGCACCTTGTCGGGCCAGGTCACCGAGGCGTTCTGGAACTCGATCCGGCACGCGCAGCCGCTCGCGGTCGGCCTCAACTGCGCCCTCGGGGCACCCGAGATGCGGCCCTACATCGCCGAGATGTCGCGCATCGCGGACACCTTCGTCTCGTGCTATCCGAACGCGGGCCTGCCCAACGCGTTCGGTGAGTACGACGAGTCGCCCAAGCGTCAGGCGTCCTACGTCGCCGACTTCGCCGACGCCGGTTTCGTCAACCTGGTCGGCGGGTGCTGCGGGACGACGCCTGCGCACATCGCCGAGATCGCCAAGGTGGTCGACGGCAAGCCGCCGCGGCAGGTGCCCGACATCCCGGTGGCCACGCGGTTGGCGGGCCTGGAACCGCTCAACATCGACGACGACTCGCTGTTCGTCAACATCGGTGAGCGCACCAACATCACCGGCTCGGCCCGGTTCCGCAACCTGATCAAGGCCGAGGACTACGACACCGCACTGTCGGTGGCCCTGCAGCAGGTGGAGGTCGGTGCCCAGGTCATCGACATCAACATGGACGAAGGCATGATCGACGGTGTCGCCGCGATGGACCGCTTCACCAAGCTCATCGCGGCCGAACCCGACATCAGCCGCGTCCCGGTGATGATCGACTCCTCCAAGTGGGAGGTCATCGAGGCGGGCCTGAAGAACGTGCAGGGCAAGCCGATCGTCAACTCGATCTCGCTGAAGGAGGGCGAGGACAAGTTCATCCGCGAGGCCCGGTTGTGCCGCAAGTTCGGCGCGGCGGTCGTCGTGATGGCCTTCGACGAGCAGGGCCAGGCCGACAACCTGGAGCGTCGCAAGCAGATATGCGGGCGGGCCTACCGGATCCTCACCGAAGAGGTCGGCTTCCCGGCCGAGGACATCATCTTCGATCCGAACTGCTTCGCCTTGGCGACGGGTATCGAGGAGCACGCAACCTACGGCATCGACTTCATCGAGGCCTGCCGCTGGATCAAGGAGAACCTGCCCGGGGTGCACATCTCCGGCGGCATCTCCAACGTGTCGTTCTCGTTCCGCGGTAACAACCCGGTGCGCGAGGCGATCCACGCGGTGTTCCTGTACCACGCCATCAAGGCCGGCCTCGACATGGGCATCGTCAATGCCGGCGCCCTGGTGCCCTATGACTCGATCGACCCGGAACTGCGGGAACGCATCGAGGATGTCGTGCTGAACCGGCGCGAGGACGCGGCCGAGCGGCTCCTGGAGATCGCGGAGCGCTTCAACAGCAAGAACAAGGGTGAGGATGCCGCCGCGGCCGAGTGGCGCAGCCTTCCGGTCCGCGAACGCATCACCCATGCCCTGGTGAAGGGCATCGACGCGCACGTCGACGAGGACACCGAGGAACTGCGCGCCGAGATCGCGGCCGCGGGCGGGCGCCCGATCGAGGTGATCGAGGGTCCGCTGATGGACGGGATGAACGTCGTCGGCGACCTGTTCGGTTCGGGCAAGATGTTCCTGCCGCAGGTCGTGAAGTCGGCCCGCGTCATGAAGAAGGCCGTGGCGTACCTGCTGCCGTTCATCGAGGCCGAGAAGCAGCCCGGTGACGCCGAGCGCTCCAACGGCACGATCATCATGGCCACCGTCAAGGGCGACGTCCACGACATCGGCAAGAACATCGTCGGGGTGGTGCTGCAGTGCAACAACTACACCGTGATCGACCTCGGTGTGATGGTGCCCGCCCAGAAGATCCTGGACGCGGCCAGGGAGCACAACGCCGACATCATCGGATTGAGTGGCCTGATCACGCCGTCGCTGGACGAGATGGTCAACTTCGCCGCCGAGATGGAACGCGAAGGCATGGACATCCCCCTGCTGATCGGCGGCGCGACGACGTCGCGCGCCCACACGGCGGTCAAGGTCGCCCCCCGCCGCAGCGGTCCGGTGGTGTGGGTCAAGGATGCGTCCCGTTCGGTGCCGGTCGCGGCCGCGCTGCTCGACGACAAGCAGCGGCCTGCCCTGCTGGAGGCCACCGAGAAGGATTACGCCTCGTTGCGGGAGCGGCACGCGCAGAAGAACGAGCGGCCGATGCTCACCCTGGAGAAGGCCCGCGCCAACCGGACGCCGATCGACTGGGACGGCTACACCCCGCCGGTGCCCGCGCAGGGTCTGGGCGTGCAGCAGTTCGAGAACTACGACCTGACCGAACTGCGCGAGTACATCGACTGGCAGCCGTTCTTCAACGCGTGGGAGATGAAGGGGCGCTTCCCGGACATCCTCAACAATCCGGCTTCGGGCGAGGCGGCCCGCAAGCTCTACGAGGACGCCCAGGAGATGCTCGACACGCTGATCGAGGAGAAGTGGCTCAAGGCCAACGGCGTGATCGGGTTCTTTCCGGCCAACGCGGTCGGTGACGATATCGAGGTCTACACGGACGACACCCGCACCGAGGTGCTGACCACGCTGCGCAACCTGCGTCAGCAGGGAGAGCACCGCGAGGGCATCCCGAACCGGTCTCTCGGCGACTTCATCGCGCCCAAGGACACCGGCCTGCCCGACTACATCGGCGCGTTCGCGGTCACCGCCGGCCTCGGGAGCGCCGACAAGATCGCGGAGTTCAAGGCCGAGCATGACGATTACAGCGCGATCCTGCTGGAGTCGCTCGCCGACCGGTTGGCGGAGGCGTTCGCCGAGCGGATGCACCAGCGCGTCCGCACCGAGTTCTGGGGCTACCAGCCCGACGAGCAGTTGGACAACGACGCGCTCATCGGCGAGAAGTATGTGGGCATCCGGCCCGCGCCCGGCTACCCGGCGTGCCCCGAGCACACCGAGAAGGTGACGCTGTTCGAGTTGCTGGACGTGACAGCGCGCACCGGCATCGAGTTGACCGAGTCGATGGCGATGTGGCCCGGTGCGGCCGTCAGCGGCTGGTACTTCTCGCACCCGCAGTCGCAGTACTTCGTGGTCGGCCGGCTGGCGCAGGATCAGGTCGCCGACTACGCGAGGCGCAAGGGGTGGACCCTGCAGGAGGCCGAACGCTGGCTGGCCTCCAATCTCGGCTACAACCCGGAGGACTGA
- a CDS encoding SDR family oxidoreductase, whose amino-acid sequence MTILVTGATGNIGRRIVDCLLALGANDIRALTKNPAKAALPEGVSVFTGYLGDVDSLDGVFDGVDRMYLAPVTATLDPTLERIRQAGVGYVVALSGGAHWAEHADKVRASGVPHTQLGPGEFLDNFTIWAEQIKRTGTVREPYPSVVEAPISMDDIARVAAALLLEPAHHGQMLELTGPEALTRAEIAAQIGVGIGRTVTFEQCGHDEAVSALQPVMGDGASWYYDLMRSNGEPQRANQLVAELTGTPAMSVAQWATRNADQFR is encoded by the coding sequence ATGACGATTCTCGTGACGGGCGCCACCGGAAACATCGGCCGACGCATCGTGGACTGTCTTCTCGCCTTGGGGGCCAACGACATCCGTGCACTGACCAAGAACCCGGCGAAAGCCGCCCTGCCCGAAGGTGTGAGCGTTTTCACCGGGTACCTCGGTGACGTCGACTCGTTGGACGGTGTGTTCGACGGTGTGGACCGCATGTATCTCGCCCCCGTGACCGCGACACTCGACCCGACGCTCGAACGTATCCGCCAAGCCGGCGTCGGCTACGTCGTCGCGCTGTCGGGCGGTGCGCACTGGGCCGAACACGCCGACAAGGTCCGTGCGTCGGGCGTTCCGCACACGCAGCTGGGCCCCGGCGAATTCCTCGACAACTTCACCATCTGGGCCGAGCAGATCAAGCGAACGGGCACGGTACGCGAGCCGTACCCGTCGGTGGTGGAGGCCCCGATCAGCATGGACGACATCGCCCGCGTCGCGGCGGCCCTGCTCCTCGAACCCGCCCACCACGGACAGATGCTGGAGCTCACCGGCCCCGAGGCACTGACCCGCGCCGAGATCGCCGCGCAGATCGGCGTCGGGATCGGGCGGACCGTCACGTTCGAACAGTGCGGCCACGACGAGGCCGTGTCCGCCCTGCAGCCCGTCATGGGCGACGGCGCGAGTTGGTATTACGACCTGATGCGCTCGAACGGCGAACCGCAACGGGCCAACCAACTCGTCGCCGAGCTGACCGGAACCCCGGCGATGTCGGTCGCGCAGTGGGCGACCCGCAACGCCGACCAGTTCCGGTAG